One Purpureocillium takamizusanense chromosome 1, complete sequence genomic window carries:
- a CDS encoding (Methyl)glyoxal oxidase (COG:G~COG:O~EggNog:ENOG503NZH6), protein MPRFVIMTLSKASSFLSLVFLFWLAPCHAAVPQKRALTPPAGFDNGWNYQGCYVDVGRTINGAATADATMTNAKCVQFCYAKGFPYAGTEYNTECYCGDKLATGGVKAAEGDCSTPCGGDATQPCGGQGRLTLYFTSMIQGPVVNPGVDEWVSIGCYSEGTTGRTLTQGVGTIPNAQMTVAKCAAACKAGSYTFAGVEYAGECYCGNKISNGGQPADSGCNMPCNGNSSEYCGGSGRLNVYQIPTSTTTGGTGTATPTPTPSNCPGQPAKVGAWTSYGCYTEATNMRALSAKTTASDEMTLETCAAFCAGYSYFGVEYSRECYCGNKFNAGATQRPGSECNMICSGFSCEYCGASSRLSVYTLGGGVDPSSTTSGIPSSTTTGDPQQTGLPEGWQPYGCWVDGVNGRILNYQAPDNPDLTLQSCAKTCADQGYTIAGAEYHTQCFCGKQIVNGGVKATSDTECNTPCGGDSSQNCGGPGRMSIISRGPPQVLQPPAPIPNVGNWTYKGCYEDNVNQKRTFFWQNFFQDNMTPKACLDRCGDFGYMAAGMEYGKECYCGDPANIQTAGSTKVDDKQCNVPCSGNASAICGGGSRLTTYFWEGDPFYQWSFPEKGTAEAGSYDFLIGGVCIPLMTSQAVNGKVTFLEKWGTGPPNSTGAYELDLSLLNDFSAAWRPMHVKTDIFCAGGVTLPDKAGRQLTVGGWSGDSTYGVRLYTPDGSPGVPGKNDWQENVNVLKLQDGRWYPSTMNMANGSILVIGGEQGSNGAPVPTLEILPSTGTKPLYMDWLQRTDPNNLYPFACVLPSGGIFVAYWNEARILDENNFATIKTLPNIPGAVNDPKGGRTYPLEGTAVLLPQHAPYSDPLGVLICGGSTEGPSNALDNCVSTYPDAASPKWVLERMPSPRVMSCIAPLPDGTYIILNGAQHGVAGFGLGSNPNLNALHYDPTKPIGQRITIMANTTVARLYHSEAITLLDGRVLVSGSDPQDGVNPQEYRVETFTPPYLLRDKPRPTFKVSNTDWTYGQKVTFTLGAAARNGAITASLLGSVSSTHGNSMGARTLFPEMSCDGTSCTVTAPPGKYIAPPGWYQFFVLDGGIPAVGVFVRIGGDPAQVGNWPKGDGFTTPGV, encoded by the exons ATGCCCCGATTCGTGATCATGACGCTCTCCAAGGCTTCGTCTTTCTTGTCGCTCGTTTTCCTCTTTTGGCTGGCCCCTTGCCATGCCGCTGTTCCACAGAAACGCGCGCTGACACCTCCTGCTGGATTTGACAATGGCTGGAACTACCAGGGTTGTTATGT GGACGTCGGCCGTACGAtcaacggcgccgcgacAGCAGATGCCACCATGACCAACGCCAAATGCGTGCAATTCTGTTACGCAAAGGGCTTTCCATATGCGGGAACAGAGTACAACACTGAGTGCTACTGCGGCGACAAACTGGCGACAGgtggcgtcaaggccgcggaAGGTGATTGTAGCACGCCATGCGGTGGTGACGCAACTCAGCCCTGCGGTGGGCAGGGTCGTCTCACTTTATATTTCACGAGCATGATTCAGGGACCGGTGGTAAACCCTGGGGTGGATGAATGGGTCTCGATCGGCTGCTATTC TGAAGGCACGACGGGCCGTACACTGACGCAAGGAGTTGGAACTATTCCCAACGCCCAGATGACGGTGGCGAAATGCGCGGCAGCTTGCAAAGCTGGTTCTTACACTTTCGCAGGCGTCGAATACGCTGGCGAGTGCT ACTGTGGCAACAAGATCTCCAATGGAGGACAGCCTGCAGATAGCGGCTGCAACATGCCTTGCAATGGCAACAGCTCTGAATACTGCGGCGGTTCGGGCCGCTTGAACGTATATCAGATCCCCACGAG CACCACTACTGGCGGCACCGGAACAGCCACGCCGACTCCGACTCCGTCCAACTgccccggccagccggcGAAGGTGGGCGCGTGGACGTCGTACGGCTGTTACACGGAGGCCACTAACATGCGGGCTCTCTCAgccaagacgacggcgagcgacgagatGACGCTTGAAACGTGCGCCGCCTTCTGCGCGGGCTACTCGTATTTCGGCGTGGAGTACTCCCGCGAGTGCTACTGCGGCAACAAATTCAATGCGGGTGCCACGCAGCGGCCGGGCTCAGAGTGCAACATGATCTGCTCAGGCTTCAGCTGCGAGTACTGTGGGGCTAGTAGCCGTTTGTCCGTCTACACCCTGGGGGGTGGTGTCGATCCTAGCAGCACAACATCTGGTATTCCTTCTTCCACTACCACAGGGGACCCCCAGCAGACGGGCCTCCCGGAGGGTTGGCAGCCTTATGGCTGCTGGGTTGATGGGGTGAACGGACGTATTCTTAATTACCAGGCCCCCGACAACCCAGACTTGACTCTCCAGTCCTGCGCGAAGACCTGTGCCGACCAGGGATACaccatcgccggcgcagaGTATCACACGCAGTGTTTCTGCGGCAAACAgatcgtcaacggcggcgtcaaggccacCTCTGATACAGAGTGCAACACCCCTTGCGGTGGTGATAGCTCGCAGAActgcggcggcccaggcagGATGAGTATCATTTCGAGGGGGCCGCCCCAGGTCCTCCAACCTCCGGCTCCTATCCCCAACGTCGGTAACTGGACGTACAAGGGCTGCTACGAGGACAATGTCAACCAGAAGCGCACTTTCTTCTGGCAAAACTTCTTCCAGGACAACATGACCCCCAAGGCCTGCCTCGACCGCTGTGGCGACTTTGGATACATGGCCGCGGGCATGGAGTACGGCAAGGAGTGCTACTGCGGCGACCCGGCCAACATCCAGACCGCCGGTTCGACCAAGGTCGACGACAAGCAGTGCAACGTGCCCTGCTCCGGCAACGCGTCGGCTATTTGCGGTGGTGGAAGTCGTCTGACTACCTACTTCTGGGAAGGCGACCCCTTTTATCAGTGGTCGTTCCCGGAGAAGGGCACAGCAGAGGCCGGGTCCTACGACttcctcatcggcggcgtctgcatcCCTCTCATGACATCACAAGCCGTCAATGGCAAGGTGACCTTCCTGGAGAAATGGGGCACCGGCCCGCCAAACTCGACAGGAGCATACGAACTGGACCTCTCGCTGCTCAACGACTTCAgcgccgcctggcgcccCATGCATGTCAAGACAGACATTTTTTGCGCAGGCGGCGTGACTTTACCTGAcaaggccggccggcagctcACGGTCGGTGGATGGTCTGGCGACTCGACTTACGGTGTTCGGCTGTATACTCCGGATGGCTCTCCTGGTGTCCCAGGCAAGAACGACTGGCAGGAAAATGTCAATGTGCTTAAGCTCCAGGATGGCCGATGGTACCCATCCACGATGAACATGGCCAACGGCTCCATCCTTGTTATCGGTGGTGAGCAAGGCTCCAACGGCGCTCCCGTGCCCACGCTGGAGATCTTGCCGTCCACTGGCACGAAGCCATTGTACATGGACTGGCTCCAACGGACTGACCCGAACAATCTGTATCCCTTTGCCTGTGTCCTCCCGTCAGGCGGCATCTTCGTTGCTTACTGGAACGAGGCTCGCATCTTGGACGAGAATAACTTTGCAACGATCAAGACATTGCCTAACATCCCCGGTGCAGTCAACGACCCGAAGGGCGGACGCACGTATCCCCTCGAGGGCACTGCCGTCTTGTTACCCCAGCACGCCCCGTACAGCGATCCTCTTGGAGTCCTGATCTGCGGTGGCTCGACGGAAGGCCCAAGCAACGCACTGGACAACTGCGTCAGCACTTACCCCGATGCCGCAAGCCCTAAGTGGGTATTGGAGCGGATGCCTTCACCTCGTGTCATGTCATGCATAGCGCCTCTCCCCGATGGCACGTATATCATTCTCAATGGTGCTCAGCATGGCGTCGCAGGTTTTGGCCTCGGATCCAACCCCAACCTCAACGCCTTGCACTACGACCCGACAAAACCTATTGGACAGCGCATTACCATCATGGCCAACACCACAGTGGCCCGTCTGTACCACTCCGAGGCCATCACACTACTTGATGGCCGCGTTCTGGTGTCCGGCTCCGACCCCCAGGATGGCGTGAACCCCCAGGAATATCGAGTCGAGACGTTCACGCCTCCGTATCTGCTCAGGGATAAGCCTCGCCCGACTTTCAAGGTGTCTAATACCGACTGGACATATGGCCAGAAGGTGACGTTCACGTTGGGTGCCGCTGCACGCAACGGTGCCATAACTGCATCGTTACTCGGCTCCGTCTCGAGCACTCACGGAAACTCGATGGGCGCGCGGACGCTCTTCCCAGAGATGTCGTGTGACGGCACGTCCTGCACAGTGACGGCTCCGCCAGGAAAGTACATTGCCCCTCCTGGCTGGTACCAGTTTTTCGTCCTGGATGGAGGCATccctgccgtcggcgtcttTGTCCGCATCGGTGGTGATCCGGCCCAAGTAGGCAACTGGCCCAAGGGTGATGGCTTCACTACTCCGGGTGTCTGA
- a CDS encoding (Methyl)glyoxal oxidase (COG:G~COG:O~EggNog:ENOG503NZH6~SECRETED:SignalP(1-29~SECRETED:cutsite=CHA-AV~SECRETED:prob=0.9355)) → MSCVRHDADLATRDVGRTINGAATADATMTNAKCVQFCYAKGFPYAGTEYNTECYCGDKLATGGVKAAEGDCSTPCGGDATQPCGGQGRLTLYFTSMIQGPVVNPGVDEWVSIGCYSEGTTGRTLTQGVGTIPNAQMTVAKCAAACKAGSYTFAGVEYAGECYCGNKISNGGQPADSGCNMPCNGNSSEYCGGSGRLNVYQIPTSTTTGGTGTATPTPTPSNCPGQPAKVGAWTSYGCYTEATNMRALSAKTTASDEMTLETCAAFCAGYSYFGVEYSRECYCGNKFNAGATQRPGSECNMICSGFSCEYCGASSRLSVYTLGGGVDPSSTTSGIPSSTTTGDPQQTGLPEGWQPYGCWVDGVNGRILNYQAPDNPDLTLQSCAKTCADQGYTIAGAEYHTQCFCGKQIVNGGVKATSDTECNTPCGGDSSQNCGGPGRMSIISRGPPQVLQPPAPIPNVGNWTYKGCYEDNVNQKRTFFWQNFFQDNMTPKACLDRCGDFGYMAAGMEYGKECYCGDPANIQTAGSTKVDDKQCNVPCSGNASAICGGGSRLTTYFWEGDPFYQWSFPEKGTAEAGSYDFLIGGVCIPLMTSQAVNGKVTFLEKWGTGPPNSTGAYELDLSLLNDFSAAWRPMHVKTDIFCAGGVTLPDKAGRQLTVGGWSGDSTYGVRLYTPDGSPGVPGKNDWQENVNVLKLQDGRWYPSTMNMANGSILVIGGEQGSNGAPVPTLEILPSTGTKPLYMDWLQRTDPNNLYPFACVLPSGGIFVAYWNEARILDENNFATIKTLPNIPGAVNDPKGGRTYPLEGTAVLLPQHAPYSDPLGVLICGGSTEGPSNALDNCVSTYPDAASPKWVLERMPSPRVMSCIAPLPDGTYIILNGAQHGVAGFGLGSNPNLNALHYDPTKPIGQRITIMANTTVARLYHSEAITLLDGRVLVSGSDPQDGVNPQEYRVETFTPPYLLRDKPRPTFKVSNTDWTYGQKVTFTLGAAARNGAITASLLGSVSSTHGNSMGARTLFPEMSCDGTSCTVTAPPGKYIAPPGWYQFFVLDGGIPAVGVFVRIGGDPAQVGNWPKGDGFTTPGV, encoded by the exons ATGTCATGTGTGCGCCACGACGCTGATTTGGCAACTAGGGACGTCGGCCGTACGAtcaacggcgccgcgacAGCAGATGCCACCATGACCAACGCCAAATGCGTGCAATTCTGTTACGCAAAGGGCTTTCCATATGCGGGAACAGAGTACAACACTGAGTGCTACTGCGGCGACAAACTGGCGACAGgtggcgtcaaggccgcggaAGGTGATTGTAGCACGCCATGCGGTGGTGACGCAACTCAGCCCTGCGGTGGGCAGGGTCGTCTCACTTTATATTTCACGAGCATGATTCAGGGACCGGTGGTAAACCCTGGGGTGGATGAATGGGTCTCGATCGGCTGCTATTC TGAAGGCACGACGGGCCGTACACTGACGCAAGGAGTTGGAACTATTCCCAACGCCCAGATGACGGTGGCGAAATGCGCGGCAGCTTGCAAAGCTGGTTCTTACACTTTCGCAGGCGTCGAATACGCTGGCGAGTGCT ACTGTGGCAACAAGATCTCCAATGGAGGACAGCCTGCAGATAGCGGCTGCAACATGCCTTGCAATGGCAACAGCTCTGAATACTGCGGCGGTTCGGGCCGCTTGAACGTATATCAGATCCCCACGAG CACCACTACTGGCGGCACCGGAACAGCCACGCCGACTCCGACTCCGTCCAACTgccccggccagccggcGAAGGTGGGCGCGTGGACGTCGTACGGCTGTTACACGGAGGCCACTAACATGCGGGCTCTCTCAgccaagacgacggcgagcgacgagatGACGCTTGAAACGTGCGCCGCCTTCTGCGCGGGCTACTCGTATTTCGGCGTGGAGTACTCCCGCGAGTGCTACTGCGGCAACAAATTCAATGCGGGTGCCACGCAGCGGCCGGGCTCAGAGTGCAACATGATCTGCTCAGGCTTCAGCTGCGAGTACTGTGGGGCTAGTAGCCGTTTGTCCGTCTACACCCTGGGGGGTGGTGTCGATCCTAGCAGCACAACATCTGGTATTCCTTCTTCCACTACCACAGGGGACCCCCAGCAGACGGGCCTCCCGGAGGGTTGGCAGCCTTATGGCTGCTGGGTTGATGGGGTGAACGGACGTATTCTTAATTACCAGGCCCCCGACAACCCAGACTTGACTCTCCAGTCCTGCGCGAAGACCTGTGCCGACCAGGGATACaccatcgccggcgcagaGTATCACACGCAGTGTTTCTGCGGCAAACAgatcgtcaacggcggcgtcaaggccacCTCTGATACAGAGTGCAACACCCCTTGCGGTGGTGATAGCTCGCAGAActgcggcggcccaggcagGATGAGTATCATTTCGAGGGGGCCGCCCCAGGTCCTCCAACCTCCGGCTCCTATCCCCAACGTCGGTAACTGGACGTACAAGGGCTGCTACGAGGACAATGTCAACCAGAAGCGCACTTTCTTCTGGCAAAACTTCTTCCAGGACAACATGACCCCCAAGGCCTGCCTCGACCGCTGTGGCGACTTTGGATACATGGCCGCGGGCATGGAGTACGGCAAGGAGTGCTACTGCGGCGACCCGGCCAACATCCAGACCGCCGGTTCGACCAAGGTCGACGACAAGCAGTGCAACGTGCCCTGCTCCGGCAACGCGTCGGCTATTTGCGGTGGTGGAAGTCGTCTGACTACCTACTTCTGGGAAGGCGACCCCTTTTATCAGTGGTCGTTCCCGGAGAAGGGCACAGCAGAGGCCGGGTCCTACGACttcctcatcggcggcgtctgcatcCCTCTCATGACATCACAAGCCGTCAATGGCAAGGTGACCTTCCTGGAGAAATGGGGCACCGGCCCGCCAAACTCGACAGGAGCATACGAACTGGACCTCTCGCTGCTCAACGACTTCAgcgccgcctggcgcccCATGCATGTCAAGACAGACATTTTTTGCGCAGGCGGCGTGACTTTACCTGAcaaggccggccggcagctcACGGTCGGTGGATGGTCTGGCGACTCGACTTACGGTGTTCGGCTGTATACTCCGGATGGCTCTCCTGGTGTCCCAGGCAAGAACGACTGGCAGGAAAATGTCAATGTGCTTAAGCTCCAGGATGGCCGATGGTACCCATCCACGATGAACATGGCCAACGGCTCCATCCTTGTTATCGGTGGTGAGCAAGGCTCCAACGGCGCTCCCGTGCCCACGCTGGAGATCTTGCCGTCCACTGGCACGAAGCCATTGTACATGGACTGGCTCCAACGGACTGACCCGAACAATCTGTATCCCTTTGCCTGTGTCCTCCCGTCAGGCGGCATCTTCGTTGCTTACTGGAACGAGGCTCGCATCTTGGACGAGAATAACTTTGCAACGATCAAGACATTGCCTAACATCCCCGGTGCAGTCAACGACCCGAAGGGCGGACGCACGTATCCCCTCGAGGGCACTGCCGTCTTGTTACCCCAGCACGCCCCGTACAGCGATCCTCTTGGAGTCCTGATCTGCGGTGGCTCGACGGAAGGCCCAAGCAACGCACTGGACAACTGCGTCAGCACTTACCCCGATGCCGCAAGCCCTAAGTGGGTATTGGAGCGGATGCCTTCACCTCGTGTCATGTCATGCATAGCGCCTCTCCCCGATGGCACGTATATCATTCTCAATGGTGCTCAGCATGGCGTCGCAGGTTTTGGCCTCGGATCCAACCCCAACCTCAACGCCTTGCACTACGACCCGACAAAACCTATTGGACAGCGCATTACCATCATGGCCAACACCACAGTGGCCCGTCTGTACCACTCCGAGGCCATCACACTACTTGATGGCCGCGTTCTGGTGTCCGGCTCCGACCCCCAGGATGGCGTGAACCCCCAGGAATATCGAGTCGAGACGTTCACGCCTCCGTATCTGCTCAGGGATAAGCCTCGCCCGACTTTCAAGGTGTCTAATACCGACTGGACATATGGCCAGAAGGTGACGTTCACGTTGGGTGCCGCTGCACGCAACGGTGCCATAACTGCATCGTTACTCGGCTCCGTCTCGAGCACTCACGGAAACTCGATGGGCGCGCGGACGCTCTTCCCAGAGATGTCGTGTGACGGCACGTCCTGCACAGTGACGGCTCCGCCAGGAAAGTACATTGCCCCTCCTGGCTGGTACCAGTTTTTCGTCCTGGATGGAGGCATccctgccgtcggcgtcttTGTCCGCATCGGTGGTGATCCGGCCCAAGTAGGCAACTGGCCCAAGGGTGATGGCTTCACTACTCCGGGTGTCTGA